Proteins found in one Crassostrea angulata isolate pt1a10 chromosome 3, ASM2561291v2, whole genome shotgun sequence genomic segment:
- the LOC128175751 gene encoding survival motor neuron protein 1-like, translating into MYFGSISNMAASGTLLFQRGGHGSDSENDLWDDTALIKAYDNAISLVKAQIKKDQGLTDEEKPETTDKKRKSGKRKKRHRKKKQWKQGDQCRAVFSEDGLVYDAEILSVDLQAGTCVVRYRGYGNEEEQILDNLKHAPGRRSRPQKLSDPEGGSLADSMDWCGQRSDTSSHPAGSTHNRHTPNQRGGFSWPGGPPMQGFPSQFSFPGVPSFPNFTGPLPHSSSIPFVPPPPPPIEDGIDGDNEAMCSMLMAWYMSGYHTGYYQGLKQGRQQGGTSPHPDSFR; encoded by the exons atgtatttcGGTAGTATCTCTAATATGGCTGCCTCTGGTACATTGCTTTTTCAACGCGGAGGG caTGGAAGTGACAGTGAAAATGATCTCTGGGATGATACAGCTCTGATAAAGGCATATGACAATGCAATCAGTCTAGTCAAG gctcaaattaaaaaagatcAGGGATTAACAGATGAAGAGAAACCAGAAACTACTGATAAAAAACGTAAGAGTGGAAAGAGGAAAAAAAGGCATCGGAAAAAGAAACAG TGGAAGCAAGGGGACCAATGTCGAGCGGTTTTCTCTGAGGACGGTTTGGTGTATGATGCAGAGATACTTTCTGTGGATCTGCAGGCAGGAACGTGTGTTGTGAGGTATCGGGGCTATGGGAATGAAGAGGAGCAGATACTGGATAACTTAAAACATGCCCCTGGTCGAAGATCCCGTCCACAGAAACTGTCTGATCCAGAG GGAGGGAGTTTGGCAGACAGCATGGACTGGTGTGGTCAAAGGTCAGACACTTCCAGCCACCCTGCAGGGTCCACTCACAACAGGCACACACCTAACCAGAGGGGAGGGTTTTCCTGGCCTGGTGGGCCTCCAATGCAAGGATTTCCG tcaCAGTTTTCATTCCCTGGAGTGCCATCATTTCCTAATTTTACTGGTCCATTACCACATTCAAGT AGTATCCCCTTTGTGCCACCACCTCCACCTCCAATAGAAGATGGTATAGATGGTGACAATGAGGCCATGTGTTCTATGTTGATGGCCTGGTACATGAGTGGGTACCACACGGGATACTATCAG GGATTAAAACAAGGAAGACAGCAAGGAGGGACATCACCCCACCCAGATTCATTCAGATAA